TATGATGCATTTGGATAAgcattaaacataaaaataaatatgccACTTGGAAGATGGAACACGACACAGCGATTCAACCAAATTGGACTCCATTAAAGAACTTCTGCGGAGTGATAATATGTAAAATGTTGAGGAAAACAGGTTGAAAATGTGTAATATGCTCAAAAAGAAAGTGAGATTTTCCACAATTAAGGAGCCTAAGtaactaataaaggaataaaTGCAATTAACGCGCAAACAACTTAGACTAAAGAAATTTAGAGTGAATTGAGGCTGAAAAACTTAGTTATTGCAATTGTGTATTGAATTTGCAAGGATTAATCAAAATTAGCACAAAGAAAATAATCAAGGCGATAATAAAGAAGCCCACTTATTCATGTCAAAgagtataaataaaataatcacATAAACACAGCCCTTTGTTCAAGAAGcaataattttgataaaaaccaATTTTAATTGCTCAAAAACTTCAAAGAACGAGTGATGATGCATGTGATCATTTATGTTCAAAACCAACATGAATAAACCATTTCATTCAAATCACTCAATAAAACATGGTATGCACTTCTTAAAAATATACCAAACAATTGATAACATCTGAATTTTTAACCAAATTggtattttgataaaaaaaaaaaaaaagcacaaacAAGTGCATAACAAAATTCAAGCTCAAACATCATTAGAAATCACATAAAACTGCACAATTGTAAATTATAATGCCTCGTGAGAATAGAATTTAAGCCAAATGCTGGCCATACATAAGAATTAAACATACAGATTTCATTTAGACATTTCATCGAACATATGGTGTGCATTATATGTAAACAAAGCATTCAGTTTAATGGAAGCAGCAATCAACCCATAAAATTCAGCCAACAAACACGTTCAATCTAGCAACAGATATTAACTAGTCCTAAGCCTAATCTATATGCAGAAACCAAAATTAAAAgcaatgaaataaataaaatagaaaaaatccAGTACAAGGAAAGGGATTGAACCTGCGTTGatgaaagagagaaagaagaacgGGGACAGTGATGGTGTCACAACGGCACAGAACTTAGCCACTGCTGGGTTGCACCGGGGTGTTGCTCGCCGGAGCTGGTAGGCGCGAACGGCAGCGTGGGGGCAGCGAACACGGCAGGGAGAAATGgggaaagaggaaagaaagagaagagagaaagggTGGGCGACGGTGGTTGGTTGGCTAGGGGGTGATGTTTAGGGTGATCTGGGTTGAGAAAACGAAGAAGAGAGATAAGGGTTGGTTAGAGAAAAAGTGATGGAGAGAAAGGAGGTAATGGCGGATTCAAAGAGGGGTTTGTTGTTTTGATTCTATAACTGAGGGTAATCctaatttaattcaaatttcaaattagaaagaatttaaaattaaataactacctataatttaattttaattacaattaaacCCCACTGTACGCATTGTACAATAAGACTATTGTCTCCtcatacttttcctttttcaaatgTTTCTATCCGAGTAAATGAATGTTTCTTTCCATATTTTTTATGTGGGTTATTAGATGTTTCTTTCTTATGTTTTGAGATATTTTTTTATGCGGGtgcatttttgtttttttttaactatttttttttggatatttctTTTCGATTAAatggatatttttttaatagaatttcgAATATTTCTTTCTTAGTAAatggataatttttttatgtggGTTACTAAATGTTTCATTCCTAGATTTTAAGATGTTTTTTTTTGGGAAAGATGCAGCGACGTgtgtttttttaaatttaaaaaatttacttatGTTGACGAGTACCTAGTTAATTACTTAGCGAAattgtaaaatttattaaaaatttatttgttctatacttatactaaaattttgattaaaaacaataaattggccaatttatttatttaacaaaacttattttttagttttttttaaaattaaaataacacaaaattatataatcaataaaatttattatttttttattaatatttatctaatattttaattttaaatattaatttttaaataaaaaattctaaactcaattttaatattataaaaaaatattgattaaaaatattagttaatCTTAATAAAAGGCGATAGCCTCTAAcatttttttgtcaaatatattatataaaatttgtcAAAACCAATTTGAATATTACTCCAAAGCATATAATATAccataaaaaaacaaaaacaaaaagaattagcTCATAGTGAGCAGGATAGAACCAAGAGAGTAACGtataaatttgattttgaagtaAATGTGTTGGGAAGAAGAGAATGGGAAGAAGCAGCAGCAGCCTGAAACTGAAACTTGCTCCATTCTCCGCTCCTCACTATCACATCTTCACAACCATCCTTcccttctcctcttcctctcgATCATGGTACACCCCACCGCCTCCACATCCACCACAACATCCTCCCCATCACGACATACTCATCAAAATTTCCGAACTCATCGCCGCCGCCGCCGCCAAATCGAAGCCGCTCTCCTCCTCCCGCACCCTCAACCGTCTCCTCCCTTCCCTCACTCCCCGCCACGTCATTGATCTCATCGCACTCAACCCTTTCTCCCTCCAcccactctctctcctctccttCTTCCACTTCCTGCCTTCCCACCACCCTCCCTTCCGCCACACCCTCCTCACTTATACTTCCATGGCACTTTCTCTCTCCTATCACCATCTTCTCCCTCAAGCTCACTCCCTCCTTTACCTCCTCGTTTCACGAAAGGGTACAAACTCTGCACCCCAAGTATTCTCTTCTGTGGTCCAATCTATGAGGATTATCCCTGCACCCCATTACTCCAATCACAGAAATGATAATGCCCATCTTGTGTTTGATGTTTTGGTATCTGCTTACGTTGATTCTGGGTTCGTTTATGACGCTGTAACGTGTTTGCGGTTGGTTAAGGAGAATGGTTTCGGGGTTCCGTTTCGTGCTTGTGGGTATCTTCTTGATAGAATGGTGAAGGTGGAACCGATTGGGTCTTGTTGGAAGCTTTTTTGGGAAGTTTTGGATTGTGGGTATCCCGCGAAAGTTTATAATTTTAATGTTTTGATGCATGGGTTTTGTAAAATTGGTGATGTTGGAAGTGCTAACAAGGTGTTTGATGAAATTCCAAAGAGAGGTTTGCGTCCCAGTGTTGTGAGTTTCAACACTTTGATTGGCGGGTACTGTAAGGTGGGGTGTGTGGAGGATGGTTTTAGGTTGAAGGGTGTTATGGAAGAGGAAGGGATTTCTCCAGACGTGTTCACTTTCAGCACTTTGATCAATGGATTGTGTAAGGATAGTAGAGTTGATGATGCAGGGATTTTGTTTGCTGAAATGTGCAAGAAAGGGTTGGTCCCCAACGGTGTTACTTTTACCACTTTGATTGATGGGCAGTGCAAATACGGGAAAATTGATCTGGCCTTGAAGAATTTTCAGGTAATGATCAATCAGGGAATTAGGCCGGACTTGATCACGTACAATGCACTGATCAATGGCCTTTGCAGAATCCGCGATTTGAAGGAAGCTAGGAAGCTTGTGGATCAGATGAGCGAGAGATGTTTAAAACCAGACAAAATCACGTTCACAACGCTAATAGATGGATATTGCAAGGATGGGGACATGGAATCTGCATTGGAGATCAAGGAGAGAATGATTGAAGGCGGGATTGAACTTGATCAGGTAGCTTTTACCGCACTCATATCAGGGCTTTGCAGAGATGGAAGAGCTCATGATGCTGAGAAAATGTTGAGGGAGATGTTAAATGCTGGTTTCAAACCGGATGATCCAACATATGGTATGATCATTGATTGCTTTTGTAAGAAGGGTGATGTTAAGATGGGATTCAAGTTGCTGAAGGAGATGCAAAGTGATGAACATATACCAGGAGTTGTCACATATAATGTGTTATTGAATGGACTGTGCAAACAGGGTCAGATGAAAAATGCGGAAATGCTATTGGATGCAATGCGTAATTTAGGGGTGGTTCCTGACGACATTACATTTAACACTTTACTTGACGGTCACAGCAAGCACGGAAGCTCTGATGATTTTAACATATTCAGTTGTGAGAAAGGACTTGTCACAGATTATGCTTCTTATGCAGCACTTGTTAATGAATCAAGCAAAGCTTCAAAAGATAGACTAAGGAGGTGATTGCTGCTAAAATTGGTTCTAGCTGAACTGCCATAATTGGTGGACTTGTCTTTCAATAATCATTGTGATCTAATCACGAATGTGGCGAATTGCATACTAAAACGAAGCAAGTGCCTATTCCCATACCAGCTATGGAGCGAACAAGATACATTTTGAAATTATTCAACCGACCGGATGGTACAAGATGCATTTGAAACTATGTTGTTGGATAGTCCATGAGTGTGTTAATGGATTGCTGCGCAATGTGCAACACGGCATAACAGATTTCCCAGAGTTCTGTCCGAAGCAATGCAATCCTGGAAAAACTGGAGGGCTTCAAGCAATAGCAGGAAAAGGTGTTAGAGATTGGAAATTTGGAATTATAGTTGGGTGTTATTTGTAAATTTGTAATGTCATCTTTGGTAAGCACTTCTGCTTAATGAACAAACAAGCTCTATAGATCAATAAACCATACATGAACTCGAAAATTGAGAGAGTCTATAAACTAGGCTTAATGAAAAGTTGTCATCAGGCCCCAAATGAGTAAACTAATTGTGTCAATGATTTGCAAATGATGCTGATCTTTTATCCCCCTTGTTTACCCAGATGACAAAATTGGGTTCTAAAGgagtaaaattattattaactgTTTAACGAATTAACAATTTAACACTAATTACGCAACCTTTTATTTGCTTTAAGAAACCTAATTCAAGCCATGGCTTGATCATTTCAGTAGAGAAGCAAAGCACATGCATGTAGGTTGATGTAGCTTGGCCCCTCATTGGTTCTTGCATATTTTTGCtatgcattttttattttggttagaATCTTTTCACTATTTGATTTCTATTGCAGCCTTACGGTATCTCTCAACTGTGAAAGACAAGGATTAATTCGATGCGCATTGACATGTATTAAGCACACAAGTGAATTAATTATGCGTGTTCTTCATATATCCTTGAAACAAACGGTTATTGTCATTCATGATTCTTTTTCGATTTAATTACTCTGTGAGTTCTTATAATttcattgaatttttaattaagtttttatactttttttcttttcaattaaattcTTATACTATATCATATTTTGTAAGTAAGTCCCTATTATGACAAAAATATTGAAATTAGCAGAATATTCTATTAAACTATACAAAATGTTCAATAAAGTGTTAGGCATATTCAATTtgtttaacagaatattctattaattctATCGTTTTTATCACGGTAGGAACTTAACTACAATATCTAATATAGtataaaaattcaatcaaaaaaaaaatataaaaatctaattaaaaatttaataaaattataagaattgAGAGAATAATTAATCTTTCTTTGTCCTACTAAATCCACGAGTAGCGCCCCAAAAGTTACCAGACTAGTATTTGTTACATTTGGGCTTAAGCTAGCTCATTCTGCTCCTGTTTTTAAAGATTGTACGTTAACTGAGGATGAGAGAAAAGGttagaccaaaaaaaaaaagaactagggttgaaacttgaaacttgaaagaaaaaaaattagaggaGTAGACTATGATTTTGGCtctaagaattaaaaaaaaaaaagataaaataatattaaaaaaagaagaCATTTTAGATTTTAGAAAGCGATTTTAGttttacaaatttattttttttataagtcGCAAATGATTTAtgtattttatctattttctattAGAACATTTGAAAAAATTATCGAAAGAGTTCAATTACTAGaccttttctcaatttttttttaatttttgtcatTTGAATTTGGAGAGTTTAAAAACctcttttttttaaacaaatttaaaaaaaattacgtcaaaatttgatctttagaattttttttttgaatatgtctccttatctttaatataatttatcaaCCGAGAATATCTTTAAAGGATgaaatgtcttttttttttccaataattattttatcaaaatttgaattttttaaaaataaaaatgataatttactCAATATTAGAGTTTAACCTATTATTGTTGAATGGATGTAAGATTTTGATTTAGATAATATGAACATGTAAAACAAAAGgctaattataaatattaagtaTAAATAAACTGAATTCAAATATGATTCATAATATAGCGTAGTAATTAATATCATTTGATTTCTATAGTCAAATCGACTTAACGAGAAAAAAATTTGTTGTTGTTGgactttttctttctaaattatTTTCCAGCTTTTGTTTTTGGATCCCGACATTGTCcgtaatattattatatatgcaAAGTTGCAAACACTACTAATAAACATTAGGGAAAGGAAAACAAAAGTAGAAGGAAAAGTATGGGGAGCTGTTACGGTCCGGTTCAGTTGATATGACCTGATTTGGTTCTGCGTATGGAACGACTTTAATCTGAGAGGGCGTTTCTGTATTCGGGTCACGATCTGGATATTTGTACTTCTGCTGTCAACTACATGACAACTGTGAGAGAAAGCATTTTGAaaagagatttttttttgtagagTTCGTTCTACTGATAGGGTATATATGGGAAAGGTCCTATTCCTCTCTAAAATACGTCACTACTACTCTTATTTACACTACTATCTGGACTATTTCTGACTTAAACATCGGAAGTGGCTCTCCTTTTCATATTACATTAATTCGGGAGGTCGTCTGCTCGCACACCTCGCTCACCATATTAGATCTAAGCCGATTTCTATCTTTTTACCCAAGGAACAACTCTGATCCGTCTGACATCCGAAATTTTGGACAGGAGCCAATGTAATTGGTGTATAATAATGTGTATAATGAAggtatttttgtaattaaaattaaatgataattagattaattaattattatttatttttaattttaaattcaatctaaataaataatctattgtacacattgtacaaatattctattaattccTTAGCAGAATTCAAAGTAGAAAGACTACTAATAAGAATCTTGCTATTTGCTTCATCCGTATATAATATTGTGCATGGACAAAGAACTCTCaccaaataaatcaaattaGCTAAGGCACATAAATCCGCAAGCTATAGGACTTTTAACTACGTTGCTTAAAATCCCGGCCATAACTTTCATCATCAGATATCGGATATATATAATAAAGTGCTTAGTATATATCATGAAGTTCCAACAGCACTTCAGAAATGCATGCCTTAGTTTTCTTCTCTCTACTTATCTTTTAAACAAAATGGATCTTTAATGTACTCGTCAACTTCTTGTACATTTATCGTAGCCATTCAGCTAAGTGCAAATGTAATGTAATGTAACGTTTGGACCCACTATTATATCATCTTGTGGATTTGCAAATACCAGGTGTCTTTCTTCCTGCCATTGCTTCACAACTacgtctttattttattttattgtagaaATATGGAATTGGTGGTTCAGTGCAAAAAGTGAATATTTAGGACTATCTGTAAAAAAGATTGTATTCatatataaaaactaaaattacgGCTAATTAATATTTACGTAAATAGAGTAATCTAAGCATTTCATATTAAGTGATCGGACACgaatctaaatattttttttgtaacgaaatatttttaaaatttatttaatttgttttagtttttattcttaatatcaAATATATTCTAATTATATTCTTGGAATTAATATTGTtaacaaaaatactaatatGACAATTCAAAACTGATAGATGTGACAATGATATATCATGGTAATTCTAAATTAACGTTTcagtaaatatttttatgaaaaaaaaacatatattttaAAGAAACTTGTTTAATACGgtaacaaatattttattaaaaataaatatgaaattatGGTAAGTAACTAAGTATCATATACTCTTATTAGTATattgtataaaaatattttcagatATGTGAGATATATTTATATGATACGGGAAGAATATGTGATACTTGTTGTAATAatctcatatttatttttaataaaaatattactatATTAAAGTGGTTTCCAATATATTTTAAgggtatttttttatatattcttaCATACAAAAAATTTCGCTGAACAATATAAACATGTGTTATGTTCTCCACATTTACGTTTGGTTTCATTTTTATTCATAACATTTGATTTTAACTATATCCTAATCGTTTTAATAcgttccaaaaatattttcaaatgtTGATACTCTGTGACATGGAAAGTGTTCCGGGGCTTACCTAGAACCGGATGGTGGTTGGACTTGTTTGAGGCCTAAGCGGTGGAGGAGTGTGGTCTCCGACTTGGTTTACGTCTGGGAGCCGCCTCCGAGTTGTGTGTTCCAAgagatgggggtggtacctgcaaagacactccgatgcctaagtcagcatggggttaagcaggtttagaatgtattggaacttagagatacctgaggggtgtcagggtatttatagtggtgatccaataaccaccgttggagtagtgccacctttttaggtggataaccgtcccttttatctagggattgttgggatatggcttctagaagtggttagagagattttaggggcagttacttatttgaataagtgttatctgccagctatctcttgagcccgacttctttagaaaGAAGTCTGCGTTGAGTCCGACCTCTTCTACAGAGGTCGGTGAATAACGAAGGCCAAtctttggattgggccttttgGTGTATTTGAACCTGGGCCTTAGTGTTGGGCCAGTGTaggaacagtgcccctactcgagtccAATCTCTTTTGTTTATGAGTTGGATTCGAGTATTGAACTTGGTCTGTAGCTGACGTGACTTTTAAAACTGACATGATTTTAGATTTCTTAACCGCCAAGTCTAATCAAACGTCGCGTCTGTTGGGGTTTTCGCATTTACACGTGGGAGCAGTTACATTGGTAACAGCGCGTTTCTTTAATGATCGCGTCAATTTACCCTTATGCCCCTGGCGTGCTATAAatacttttccctctttaaACGACTTGTTTTTGGCCAAGTCTTTTTTCTAAGACTGATTGGTACAACTCGTTCTTTCTGAGTTATTTAAGGCTTGTAGGCTTTGTATGACTGGTTTTAGCACATCGTGCTTAACCAGAAAACATTTCTTATCCTAATTTTGTACAACTCGTTCAGTTCGAACTGTTTTGAGGATGCATGACTTGTTTTAATACAAATCACCTTTCTGAAACTTATTCTGATTTCTTACGACTTGTTTTGATACAAATCGTTTATTTCAAAACtcgtaattattttttagtataaccTCATCTAGCTCGTTCGATGCGAGTAGTTTTAAGGTCTTACGATTTGTTTCATTTCAAATCGTTTAATTAAAACGTGGCtatttcttgatctaatttCATACAACTCATTTAAATTCGAGCTGTTTTTAGGACTTTACAACTTGTTTCAAGTACAAATTGTTTATTTTGAGTCCTTTTAAACTATCAGATCATCTTTATAACCATCGGACTTCGTTGCTTTATCCATTATGCCCCTGCTCGAGGTCGAGCTTTATGAAGTCGGACTCGAGCAATCAAGCAGAAAGGATTTTCGAATGAAGCCTTTTTTGTTGAACTCATTCATTCTGAGTTTTCTAGATGACTTGTTTTTTATACAAGTCACTTTTTTGAAGCACAACTCGTTATATATCAAGTTGTTTTGCGCAATTTAAATTACTTAGATCATATGGTTATTTTTTACTCGATTTTGTTCAACTCATGGGCTTGAGTTGTTTTAAATCATCAAGCCGTATTATAACCATTGGACACCAATTTatacctcgtcgctttatccgAGCGACCATTGAAAAGGCCAGCTCGTGATTTTTGCgctttgtcgagcataaattggCGCCTTAGGTGAAGGGATTATATGCTTATTCCCTCCCCTTTCTAGTTTTTACAAGGTTGTCGTCCTTGTGTATGATACAACTTGTTTTATCCAAGTTGTTTTGGAGGATAGTTTTTACGTTTCGATTTTGTTCAAAAACGTTTACAATCCTTCCTTTTTAACTCGTTTCTATACGAGTCGTTTGAAGTGATTCATTTTGATACAAATCACTTTTAAAGCTTCGCTTTTAGATAGACACGACTTGTGCTTAACACTATTTCGTTGAAAATATGGTTGACTGGCATAACTCGTTTAATCCAAGTTATCCTTATGTTGTTGTGAATGCTAGAACGAGTTTTCTTGGAACAACTTGTTTTTGTGAAAGTGTTCCATTTTATACGACTAGGTCGTTTATTTTTAGAACTTGTAGAGATGAGATTGTGGGCTTGAGATTTTGTACGATCCATTTGTTATCCGTGTGGATCGAGTTGTTAGATCGTATTTATGCCTCAAGGGGCATATTTAGTTAAGTTACTTTTGCGACTTGTTTTAAACACAACTTTTTCAACCCGTTTGGCCCGAGCTGTTTCGAGGTGTTTTCTTTCCAATTCGCATATGTAACTTCTTTCCACCAATTGGTTCTTCGTCGCTTCATCCAGGCGATTTCTATATGATCGGCCCGTGACTTTCGCGGTTTATCGAGCTTCAATTGGTGTGTGTTAATTGtagaaaatcaattttcatAAGGAATTGTTTTATCTCCTTATGTTGGAGGTGTGTTGCGACCTGAGTAGTTTTTCACCCTCGAAATTAGACACTTTGTAGTAGCCCTTTTCTAAGATTTTGGTAATCTTAGAAAAAACCTTTTTgatctttgttttgaaaaacctTTTTCTTGGCTGACTGTCCCTTTCTTTAAGTTAAGTTTTCCTTAACAACTCGGGACAGCCTTTTGCCTTAGTGCTTTCAATAGGTTTCCTGATCTCTTTTTGGTATTCCTTATACtcaatttttgatttattgagcTCTTATgatttaggttatttttgcgatgcgtttccTTTTTTCTCGGTTTTTCCGACTTGTATGTCAGATAATTTCCGAGTTTATTACGATCGActtttataacctctttacaccgacttgtacctcgtcgttttatcctgacgaccatctaggtcggttcatgggattttcacgctttgtcgagcttaagtcggcgcgtttcgtagaaagaaagaaaaacgagaaggaatttataagagataaaagatctttatttatttgtgaAGGTACTTTtattgctactaagggtttttcACTATCTATGATCCCTTAGTCTCTACTacgatgcctcgttaaaaacccttttcatgttacaagcatgccacgaccttggtagctcggTGCTGTTTAAGTCAGTCACCttgtaataaccttttcctaagatCTCAGTAATCTTGTACGGTCCTATCCTTTTTGTTGTCAGCTTTCATTCGCCCGAACTCAGTAGCCtgatattttttcttatcaAGATGAGGTCTGTTGCGGCGAATCTCGTAGCCATCCTTTGTCTCAAGAGCTCTTTCCTTATCTGAGTTTGCTCTCAGGTTTTTGGAAGGGGGTCACGTTCTTCTTTCGTGCTCTAGCATCATTGTAGAATGTTgtctttagtttttaataattttggacTTAGCTTTCATGATAAGCCAGTACCCCTACTCGAGGTCGAGCTTCATAAAGTCGGACTCGAGTATTCAGTCATGCCATTCTTGAATCTTACTATTTGTTGCTATGTGACTTTTACAAGTTATTTTGGACTCTCTTTTTGGGAGGTCGGATAACTTGTTTTATACTTGTTGTGTCAACTTAGTAAGGTTGGATACTTATCTCTTGGCTTGAGGAGGCATTCTTATAAATCACCGCCCTTTCTCAATTTGCTTTAAACAAATTGTTGTGACGTCGGGTTTACATCTTCTTCGTGTTGATGTTTGATTATGATCACGTTGTCCTTAAGTTATTTGTGCAATTCGTTTTAGGCTTTGCCCCTTGCCAGTTTGATTTAGTACAAGTGGCTTAATGAGGTCGGACCACGATTTGCATTTATAACTTCTTACGCCACTTTGGATCTCATCACTTCAAGTCGGAAAAAGTGTGCATTAAGGAGTAAGGTGCactttctagctgtagtatcccTTTTGTTGTAAACATGGCACAATCTAGGTAGATTGTTTTTGAGTAAGTTGAGTATGTTGTAGTAGTTCTTTTTCAAGTCTTAAGTGACTTTGTTGGATCTTTTCATTTTGGTGTTGGCTTTTCTTCGTCCGCTTTTGGTCCGATGTCATTTTGGATCAAGACGAGGTTGTCAGTTGAGAAATTTCTTC
The Arachis stenosperma cultivar V10309 chromosome 7, arast.V10309.gnm1.PFL2, whole genome shotgun sequence genome window above contains:
- the LOC130939505 gene encoding putative pentatricopeptide repeat-containing protein At1g09680; its protein translation is MGRSSSSLKLKLAPFSAPHYHIFTTILPFSSSSRSWYTPPPPHPPQHPPHHDILIKISELIAAAAAKSKPLSSSRTLNRLLPSLTPRHVIDLIALNPFSLHPLSLLSFFHFLPSHHPPFRHTLLTYTSMALSLSYHHLLPQAHSLLYLLVSRKGTNSAPQVFSSVVQSMRIIPAPHYSNHRNDNAHLVFDVLVSAYVDSGFVYDAVTCLRLVKENGFGVPFRACGYLLDRMVKVEPIGSCWKLFWEVLDCGYPAKVYNFNVLMHGFCKIGDVGSANKVFDEIPKRGLRPSVVSFNTLIGGYCKVGCVEDGFRLKGVMEEEGISPDVFTFSTLINGLCKDSRVDDAGILFAEMCKKGLVPNGVTFTTLIDGQCKYGKIDLALKNFQVMINQGIRPDLITYNALINGLCRIRDLKEARKLVDQMSERCLKPDKITFTTLIDGYCKDGDMESALEIKERMIEGGIELDQVAFTALISGLCRDGRAHDAEKMLREMLNAGFKPDDPTYGMIIDCFCKKGDVKMGFKLLKEMQSDEHIPGVVTYNVLLNGLCKQGQMKNAEMLLDAMRNLGVVPDDITFNTLLDGHSKHGSSDDFNIFSCEKGLVTDYASYAALVNESSKASKDRLRR